The Vibrio sp. NTOU-M3 genomic sequence ATCTGAATATTCGAAGCGCCAGTTTTGAGATAACCAAGCAGTTGTATTTCTCTATTGGTCAAGTCAACTGTCGCTGGGGCAGTTTGACAGTCGACGGCTTGACGATAGTAGTGCAACAATTGAGAAGCCACTTTTCTAGGCAACCAGTTTTGGCCGTTAATGATTTCGGCGCACCCATGTGCGATGGCTTCCATGCTATCGGTGTTATAAAACAAACCCTTCAGATTTCCCATCGCTAGGAGTTCATCCGTTGTCAGTCGTTTATTAACATTAAACACAATGACCTCAAACAGTTTGTTGACTAACGGAAGAGCGCTTAATTGAGAGTTAAT encodes the following:
- a CDS encoding LuxR C-terminal-related transcriptional regulator, whose product is MNRSSYTRTIHHLCLQKEQEPFVTDIEDKLGLTIPMIKPEELMLADRQHRHKILLINYSDHHAINSQLSALPLVNKLFEVIVFNVNKRLTTDELLAMGNLKGLFYNTDSMEAIAHGCAEIINGQNWLPRKVASQLLHYYRQAVDCQTAPATVDLTNREIQLLGYLKTGASNIQIAEEMFISEFTVKSHLYQIYKKLSVKNRLQAAAWARQHILS